The genomic stretch GCTACGGCCAGTACTGCGGTCTCGCCCGGGCGCTCGATGTCGTGGGCGACCGGTGGAATCTGCTCATCGTCCGCCAGCTCCTCATGGCTCCCGCCCGCTACCGCGAGCTGCTCGATGGGCTCCCTGGCGTGGCCACCAACCTGCTCACCGACCGCCTCCGAGACCTCGAGACCGCCGGAGTGGTCGAGCGGCGCCTGGCCGAGGAGGGCAACGCCATCGTGTACGCCCTCACCCCGTGGGGCGCCGAGCTGCGGGAGCCGATCGAGAGCCTCATCCGCTGGTCCACGCCGCTCATGGCGCGCGGACCAGGCGGCGACAACTTCCGCGCCGAATGGCTCCTCCTCGCCCTTCCGGCCCTGCTCGCCGGCAAGGAGGCCGCATGCCGACCATCGACGGTGGGGATCGCGGTCGACGGCCGCCTGATTCAGGTGAGGACGACGGGCTCGGGTGTCGAGGTCAGCCTGCATGACGGTCGCAATCTCGATGCCGTCGTGCGCGCTGACGCCTCGATCGTTCTCGGCCTGGCAGCGGGTGTGCTCACGCTCAACGACACCCTTGGGCTCGTCGACATCGAAGGCGATGAAGCTGCCGTGCGAGGCGTCTTCAACCCCCGACGCGCCGAGGCCGGGGGCTCCGCGTCCCTATGACCGCTCGCCCCATCACGCACCCCCTACGGCACCCCTGCGCCCACGAACACGCCTGCTTCTCTGAACTATGGGGCCGTTCCGTCCCAAAGCCCCTGATCTGGAGCTCTCTGAAGCCGAATTGGTGATGCCAGAGGAATGACAGCGAGATCTTCCGGAGAGCGAGAGCCGCTCCGCCTGCCGCCTCAGTACTGTGACTTCGCATGACCGACACTGAGATCGAGATCACCGCAGACCTGGTCCGCGACTTGCTGCAGGAGCAACATCCAGACCTTGCAGGGCTGGCCATCCGCGAGGTGGTGGGCGGTTGGGGCAACCAAATGTGGCGCCTCGGGGACGAGTTGGCCGTGCGCATGCAGCGCATGGACC from Nonomuraea polychroma encodes the following:
- a CDS encoding winged helix-turn-helix transcriptional regulator, which encodes MSRSYGQYCGLARALDVVGDRWNLLIVRQLLMAPARYRELLDGLPGVATNLLTDRLRDLETAGVVERRLAEEGNAIVYALTPWGAELREPIESLIRWSTPLMARGPGGDNFRAEWLLLALPALLAGKEAACRPSTVGIAVDGRLIQVRTTGSGVEVSLHDGRNLDAVVRADASIVLGLAAGVLTLNDTLGLVDIEGDEAAVRGVFNPRRAEAGGSASL